One genomic window of Hydra vulgaris chromosome 03, alternate assembly HydraT2T_AEP includes the following:
- the LOC136078474 gene encoding deoxyuridine 5'-triphosphate nucleotidohydrolase-like produces MEYVEIRYFERTRLEIVKMIYKHFDGSIKLEKSSLVEDYERKDTQEWSHYEIKDSACFDLRSTKHYILQPDERILVSTGVYITEIDSDLVWCIYSKSGIALKYSVVVLNSPGIIEAEYRDEIKVILIIHSKEDNIIKRGDTVAQMGFVKTFKAIKKVKEIDGCSCRKVTMAMIKNVERNVKIMADMLECGIEDGKNGTDGF; encoded by the exons ATGGAATATGTCGAGATTCGATATTTCGAAAGAACAAGATTAGAAattgtgaaaatgatatataaacacTTTGATGGGagtattaaattagaaaaatcttCACTTGTAGAAGATTATGAAAGaaa AGATACTCAAGAATGGTCTCATTATGAAATAAAAGACAGTGCTTGTTTTGATTTGAGAAGTACAAAGCATTATATACTTCAACCCGACGAACGTATTTTAGTAAGTACTGGAGTATATATCACTGAAATAGATTCAGATTTAGTATGGTGCATATATTCAAAATCAGGTATTGCTCTTAAATATAGTGTTGTAGTGTTGAATTCTCCAGGAATAATAGAAGCTGAATATAGAGACGAAATTAAAGTGATACTTATCATTCATTCAAAAgaagataatattattaaacgtgGAGATACTGTAGCTCAAATGGGATTTGTGAAAACGTTTAAAgccataaaaaaagtaaaagaaatcgATGGATGTTCTTGTCGTAAAGTGACAATGGCAATGATTAAAAACGTTGAAAGAAATG taaaaattatggCTGACATGCTTGAATGTGGTATTGAAGATGGTAAAAATGGAACTGATGGTTTTTGA